A section of the Flavobacterium sp. CG_23.5 genome encodes:
- a CDS encoding DUF808 domain-containing protein, translated as MASGFFALLDDIAAIMDDVAVMSKIAAKKTAGILGDDLAVNAEKASGFISSRELPVLWAIAKGSFINKLIILPIAFLLSAFLPVAIIIILVLGGLYLAYEGAEKIYEYLFPHEHAKHEKSLEPMTKEEILTFEKEKIKSAIVTDFILSVEIVIIALGTVIGKPILSQILVVSIIAIVATVGVYGIVALIVRMDEVGLKLMKISSKERSFTKSLGNILVQALPKVIKSLSVIGTIALILVAGGIFVHNIDFLHDVLPQLPAIVTEFLVGLAFGLLVLGIVKLFKKIIGKK; from the coding sequence ATGGCATCAGGATTTTTCGCATTATTAGACGATATCGCAGCAATTATGGATGATGTTGCCGTAATGAGTAAAATTGCCGCCAAAAAAACGGCAGGTATTTTGGGCGATGATTTAGCCGTAAATGCCGAGAAAGCTTCGGGATTTATATCCTCAAGAGAACTCCCCGTATTATGGGCAATTGCAAAAGGTTCTTTCATTAATAAACTAATCATTTTACCTATAGCCTTTCTGTTGAGTGCTTTTTTACCCGTGGCTATTATAATAATCTTAGTACTTGGTGGACTTTATTTAGCGTACGAAGGCGCCGAAAAAATATACGAATATTTATTTCCTCATGAGCATGCAAAGCATGAAAAATCTTTGGAACCAATGACCAAAGAAGAAATTTTGACTTTCGAAAAAGAAAAAATAAAATCAGCAATAGTAACTGATTTTATTCTATCAGTAGAGATTGTAATTATTGCACTGGGCACCGTTATTGGAAAACCAATTTTATCCCAAATTCTTGTTGTTTCCATCATTGCAATAGTAGCAACCGTGGGTGTTTATGGAATTGTAGCCTTAATTGTCCGAATGGATGAAGTAGGGTTAAAACTAATGAAAATCAGCTCAAAAGAAAGAAGTTTTACAAAAAGTCTAGGTAATATTCTGGTACAAGCACTGCCCAAAGTCATCAAAAGTTTATCCGTTATAGGTACAATCGCCTTGATCTTAGTAGCAGGAGGCATATTTGTACATAACATTGATTTTTTACATGATGTATTGCCCCAATTACCCGCCATTGTAACAGAATTTTTAGTTGGCCTCGCATTTGGTTTACTTGTTTTGGGAATTGTAAAATTGTTCAAGAAGATAATTGGCAAAAAGTAA